Within the Glycine soja cultivar W05 chromosome 3, ASM419377v2, whole genome shotgun sequence genome, the region TGACCAAAATGTAACTACAATTTTGGTTTTCATTTCTAACAAATCactatttcatttttcaacaaattactatgacaataactttaaattttgttttggctaatgacaattttaattttatacttccaaacactatttatatacatatttaatactatgactctaataatatatatatatatatatatatatatatatatatatatatgactatatcaataaaaaaattgtaatttacaaatttaattttttttgttaaactaaattgtgaaatatatattaataaaaatttgaaatttatgatatctaccaaatttataaaaaaactttttaaaatatcaaatataacaaaattacttgtacttttaaaaaaaatcgcaatagtatatatatacatttgttttaaaataaacaaatcagttaacttcttaattaaaaaccaacttaaaaaaacaaatataattaattaaataaaaataaaaaacaaaattattacaattttttaacataaatattaattttttaaaattttaaaaaaattataaaataattttttctttcaaatttaaataaaagattaaaataaatttatggatTGACTAATCCATATAAGGCATATGGATTGACAATATGTATGCCTTATATGGATTCTCAATCATTACTTACGCAAATGcagaaataaaaagaaggagGAACCTAGACCACTTATGACAGTGGAAGATGACGACCACGACGAGGCACGACGCAGATGGATGAGGCACGAAGTGTCCAAATCGCAAAGACGACgcagagaaggaagaagaagaatcaaccGTACACATGAGGAAGAGAGAGGGaacactttttaaaattttaagtgaaagacATTTTTATCACTCCACTTAAAACATTGGATGTACCAACAATACGGATGGTGCCCAAAGCAAAAACCTTTCCTCCTACGTAGTCATTAGTACCACCTTAGAGATCATGGCCTAATCTTAACTAGAGCACCAACTGTTTTTgcactactaaatatttgatttcAATTATATTCATGTGATTTACACATTAaatagcacatgaagttttttttacctctataaaatattgttttattatgaAGTTAAGATCCAAAAGCATCGGTTATCATACATGAAAATATTGCTTTATTACGAAGTTAAAATGttcatgaaaatatatttaatgtgtaAATTATTTGCAATACCATGCATAATCATGGATGAAACCcaagatttgatatttttttgcaCTACTCAATTATTTCCATGTGTGTTTTATGCACTCCTCCAGAAAAcgtgaataaaataattaaaaatattttgaaactatATCATAAAATATGTGCAGATATTTATACAAGACcgatttgcttttatttttaattgttcgGGTCAGCCTATCCCGAGGCCAATTGGCCCGTCAGGTTAAATGGGCTGAACCATTTTGACTAGTTTCTATTTGGGCCACCTTTTTGAGAGCCCATCCTGGCCCTACTTGAAGGCTGGCCAGCCGAGCCCACCAGGTCAAGTCCATTTTGCGTGCTCTGTATATTTGCATAATTGTTTTAAACTCCAAAAAACCATTAAGTCATGTAATCAAATCAACCCTAAACTGGTAAGTGGTCACTggtcaaaacataaaatatattggGCGCTTGTACTAGGGAACAAACTTATTCTCCTTGCTTTGATTCTGACAGCAATAAACTCAAATTTTCCACATGTTCCCCGCTCAtatacaatactaacaattagaTGATGAATCTGGACATACTAATGTCTCACAATCTATTGTAACTGATATGATGAAAAACTGAAACCTGATCTTCCATCATTAGTGGATTTCAACTCAAGCTTCTGGTAAGGGCTGCAAAGGGTCCATATGTTTCATGTCAAAAACTTTcaaaagatataattaaaatagtgaGAGGCAATAAAAAATGCTAAATGATCTGATAAGCACATGCATAAGACTAATAAGTTTGCTGAAGTTCAAGGCTGAAAAACATGGACCACAATAAGTGAATAAACCAATTGGAAACATAAGAGGAGAGCACCTGCTATTGGGATCATAATAGAATCCACTGATAGAGCCATCGCTGCAAGAGAAACAAATGTAGTAAAATCCGGCTATGGTTAATCCACAGTCGGTTCCAACATTCACAAAGTACTGCTCCTTCCACCTCTGCAACAAAGAAATAAGTGCGATTTGTAAAGGTTCTCATTTcagataaatactttttttttcaacattatcattttctcttggtgagggcgagccctggtgcagcggtaaagttgtgccttggtgacttgttggtcatgggttcgaatccggaaacagcctctttgcatatgcaagggtaaggctgcgcacaatatccctcccccataccttcgcatagcgaagagcctctgggcaatggggtacgaagttttttattatcattttctcTTGGTGAAAATTAATTTACCATGAATATGTAAGGATAGTTGCTCAGGTCCAAAGACTTGCCACCATCAGCCTCCACTTGGCCCTAGAATGTTAAAGAGCATTAGAAACGCTACAAGCGATGCAATCTTACACATGACaccaaaatttaaattgttacCAATAAGggagaaaaagatggaaatttAGACCAGTGCCTTATATCATCCTCGGGACTGAAAAACATAAGGAACAGAAAAAAAGGTTAATAAAAACAGAGTATGTATCCAAACTAATTCATGGACATCATCAGTGTTATTGAAATTAAGCTCCTCTTGATTTAAGAGTTGATTGCATAGTAACATACGATGCCTCCCATTTGCCAGTGAAGAAAGTATAATTCTTTGTATCAACTATCTCCCCTTCCCAGAATGTTACTACCTGATATAAATCATTAAAAGATAAAGTGAAAGCCATggtgatttttctttctttctaaaaaCCTTCAAGAATTGACAACCAGGGCATATAAGGCAAAAACtgaagttaaaatatatttgctcTACGTTACACACCATTCAAGAgtattttgaagaagaaaaataataaatatattatctatAGTATTCTAGTCTCGATTTAAAATATTGAAGTTAAATCTTTGTGAATATGCTATAAGACACAAAATATCCTATACATTATCCACATAAGGGATAAATGCATAGAAACTAATTTTTGGCTGGATCATATTGGTCACAGCAGCAATATAAAATGTGAAGATTGATCTTtaacaaagaaaattaataattaataaaatcattagcATGTAAAAAAACCCAAGACAAGTTCTACCATACTGTAGGTTAACAACAATCTAAGAATTCAAAGGCCAGTTAACTACTttgtatttaacaaaaaatactgtATGCCATCAAATGGAAGCTGAACAgacatcattaattcatttatataaaCTGTTTGTTAggtaagtaataaaaaaataggttatTCTGATAAGAGTAATGTATTACAGATTAATGCTGTCCTAAATCGACAGATTCAATTTGTGACAAAACAGTAATCAACAGTTTAACACAACCAATTGTTCAAATTAAACTAGAACAGAAACTATAAACATgcatattttctaaaagatgaaaagtGGTCACTTTTCTGTTTCACTTTTAAGAAAGATGAACCAAAAGGAATTGCTTACAGGTGTGTCTGCCATAGGAACATTAAGAGCTTCCATGGTGCCACACAAATACCCATGCTCAAGGTCACATCCTTGTATACGGACATTTACTCTCCATGCTTCATCCTTTTGTACACTTGAGACATTCTGGGTGCCAGAAAAGGCCTGTAAACATAAACACCTTGAGTATATGCCATGACTCTGAACTTATAGTAAGATATACTGGACGAAAAACAGAAGATGTGAAATCTAATTCAGTGGAAAGTTGAAGTTGTGTTCTCTATGACTATGAAGTGTGGGTACGACAACAACCAGCAAACTGTACACATAGATAAAGGCATACATactaaattaaacaattttcgACCCTCCAAACACACTTACCAGACACCAACAACAACTAAACTAAAGAAACACACAAGCACAACAGAACAGAAAGTGTTTCATTTGTTTCTCCGAAGCAGGGaaagaagggaagaaacaaagtCACAACACAACAATGTCGATCACTTTCTCCTTCTTAACTCCACCCTCTTCCACTTCCTGTTGCCTTTTCCCTCTCTACACCCTCCCTCTGTTTCCGCATCACTCCTATCCGGCGCCCTACAGATCCCTTTTAACCTCTCTGCTCCACCAGCAGAGGCTCTATTGCCGGATCCTTCGAAGGCCACAGCAGTGGCAGTCACAGAGATGACGACAATGACAACAATAATGAGGCTTTATTAGTGGTGACAGAGGCGGGGAGGTCATGGGAGAGCATGTCAGCGGCGATAAAGGATGGAAAGtgtaaaataagagaaaataaagaggGATAATAGATTGAAACCGTGTGTTAGAGTACACAGCAGATGCTCTATTATATAGTGGTCATTACAATAAATACCGATAATGAGAGGATATTCAGTTTCCTCAATCAGATATGTTTCCTATAAATCAAATCCTAATGAAtctatacattaaatatttctGATTCTCAACAGAAAGATTCCGACGTCGGTTGTGACTCGCTTTCTCAAACTGGAGAAGTCTCCATTCCTCTGTCTGGAACAACTTTGAAGCCAAGCAGCCCTGGCGGCATGCACGGGGTGAGCAGAGTTGCAGCGGCCAACAAAGACAAACCTCAGAAGGAGACAGGTGATGCTAACCGATTCGCTGTGCCCTTTCTGCAGAAATAAAGAGGAGGAGGCTACTCACCTATTCTTCAACTGCAGCAACATCCTCCCTCTATGGTGGGAGTCATTGTCCTAGGTTAATCTAATTACAGCTCTGCCTCAAAACCCAAGGGATCACTATTTGCAGCATGGAATCGGGAACGATCATGGAAAGAAGGCTACAAGATGGAAATGCTGGTGGATTACTCTAACAAGAACAATATGGCAGCATAGAAAcaaaatagtttttcaaaatGCAAGTTTTGATGGAAGCAAACTGCTGGATGACGCAGTCCTCCTAATTTGGACGTGGGTCAAATCCATGGAGAAGGATTTTGCAGtacattttaatcaatggtccTCTAATTTAAAGGAAGAGTTTAGTAACTAGAAGGGGTAGGGAGATGATGAATCTATGTAAAATTGTTAGGTGTATCTTCCTTGGTTTTGCAATTAATGGAACCTGATAGATCCCTACAGCCAATATGTACTTatagtaccactggtactttcttagattaataaaatatctatttttgctgtgcaaaaaaaaaaaaagagttgcaGCGGCCAAAAGCTCTTGGGTTGGGCCTAATTAACTTATGGTAAGCCAAAGCACTTCGGGACGGATTGGTTTCCGATGGGTCTAGAAATAACTACCAAACCCGATCATGTCTAATTGGTCTAACCCGTTTCTTTGACCCACCACACCTGCCCCAAACCACttgaaatgcatttttttttccgaTTTGTGCGGTTTTGGGTCAGGTCACCTTGCACACCCCTAACAGCAAGGGTGACGCCTCCTTCGCAAACGAGAAAGCATGTCTCTACCTAGCGCCTCCTTCATTGACAGGACACCTAAGTGGTGTCAAACCTCAGCCTAGTGCCTCCTGCAAAAAGACAAAGGACGAACACAAAGCGCCATTATCCTACATGGCAAAATTCATCCCTGACAGGTAAATAGTTTGAAAAACCCTTATTTTGGTATATTGTTTCACGAAAATAACTAGTTTGGTAAAAAAGTCATTGTACTTGTATGGCAGTTATTCTGTGTTTAGTAATTGTAGAATAGTTATAAGTGTGTTTCTTAAATAGAATGTATGACAAATTTCTGGGAAATTGTGCATATTAAATTATTGGAGGTGGTTTGAAGGAGGAGACTCCTTGTTAGGGAAGAGGCATGTGTTAGCATTCTGTACTATAGATTCTAAATTTTGGTTTGATTgcaaaattctttttataaaacctTCCAGTTTGTGCCCAAACTCTTGAATCTAACAGATGAGAAAGTGTTAAATGAGTAGATGTACTAGACAAGATAGAATTAAGAATGAATGCATTAGGAAAAAAATTGGGAAGCATCCACTGCAGAAAAGTTAGTAGAATTTCGCCTTAGGTGGTTTGGGAATGCATGAAGAAGACCTAAAGAAGCCTCGATAAGAAGAGCAGATCATATGGAGGGCAATCTATTTCCTTGTATTAGAGTATTGTATAGAGAGGTGCAGTATTCAACTCACTCTCTCAAGTTAGTAGTTGGCATACTGTGTCAGTTTGTAAAGTTAGTTATTGACAGTTGTCATAACTAACTAACTGTTTCCTAACTATCTAACTTCATAACTCTATAAATAGAGTGTTGTAACTCAGGATTCATTAACCTCCATAATATTTTCTCATTCCatttatcttctttcttttctcctttttctatGATCTAAACAGAGTTCTAATGTGATCTATTAGTTTTCTATTATGGTATCTAGAGCTTGGTGAGATCTTCAATGGCTGCGAACAGCACCACATTCCTTTCCGCTTCTTCTTTTTCCCAATTCCATATCACATAAACTTGATGATTCAAGCTTTCTTCTATGTCGTCAACAATTTGAGCCTGCTATCAAACCACACAAACTTAACGATTCGTTGCTAATCCTCAGATTCCACTTCGATTTCTCTCTGAAGAAGATCAAGAAGTTGGACGTGAAAATCCAGCTTACGAAGCATGGGAAAAGCAAGA harbors:
- the LOC114406185 gene encoding glucose-induced degradation protein 4 homolog; this encodes MPVRVLENTAAPSSQVSGANSGRSSCQSCSLLGVGQAFSGTQNVSSVQKDEAWRVNVRIQGCDLEHGYLCGTMEALNVPMADTPVVTFWEGEIVDTKNYTFFTGKWEASPEDDIRHWSKFPSFSPLLGQVEADGGKSLDLSNYPYIFMRWKEQYFVNVGTDCGLTIAGFYYICFSCSDGSISGFYYDPNSSPYQKLELKSTNDGRSGFSFSSYQLQ